Proteins encoded together in one Microplitis mediator isolate UGA2020A chromosome 7, iyMicMedi2.1, whole genome shotgun sequence window:
- the LOC130672183 gene encoding codanin-1 isoform X2 — MMDTLNKIIKSEISIDEILEWLTANNYDDINFPNIAHTDSSPTEFISYFLDYLRKQCHGILHVGNNDASEGQVKKTVCCTPSKQKEFFDKNKHQIIGENKSSKLQLSTEFNDDKSNSSERNFIDTNTENESCELKLTSTPLQKIPHIKTQTDGSITPGIIDISKNMSTVDSVSSFNELSKSFSPIVNRSYPQSSNLNRSVNIDDASNGDQSISSTSLQVRQSMINESNDSNASLNTSMIPCSPISPLYTNYMAPKCNPSNDIPLKKKAPRSRNKNKSPIYKQNNNQIINDNSHSICFGDFLSTEVNNLKKNNKKDRTKNFKLKTTPNSESSKNESSIQVSQSQLKSKRRIKPTKLDLSSDTINKVQVFGIVNRPRIVNPQFVETQPNDKLNEMSSFEIERELLKLERQKQPKADVITEVTSQELKCVIKPKSSPFIVPKLELVENIKVLDILAKLYSCLLSKNLILNPMSELYFIISLITFQYKLPEDEDKSLITVEKNKQNNNLSSLDELKINLGVSDIVEDGSEISDDNNKAQLNEKDDFKSVMDESTDSKKLELSQNEKNYFSTAHNCIYFATAVLFNGKNLLSVLDRATLKLLYDNALIVTFQPTLREYLKELYSVKCIRSKQFKPYNDAGILQTNVCFQMDTDNRENFPSPLAFSTFRKQRDLFYEILKTWEENHLRPNWSFSTTLDKKINTLLSMHHDAINYYHIARLFKSQLLMSSVQIGKNEQLDDDQNLSVFKYLKDIDPEKLKQLKERLVTPVTSLGPVPHPEFLGIQEFYRDFILASSNPKFNVILEHCFIQEIIELNETQFTCSDIDTKENSVDEITKQNYIICLSSLRVMAKFLGFLVSLPFKSEVKTLDSINTQIALRSRTLPPLDLQECLSNAIKNGKLLLTVPWMVQYLAMMDSVSFYLPYYLKLCEILYYIYRTAYNLLNLETALLITFSVGWLFELPNFPKDIYYNWHSHYNSLKIIVKPLRSEKESIKTSSKLLVETSKNITGRNIILDEMKIIDDRALYICCKFLKELKILLTSGNSSINSGSNANRHITPVSCKLSQPSNSTKAVTLELQLENAFFHSQPRSIKKTVDFVSERVASTCVKYICAFVISTIKEKNYKIWKNKISKKTNEEVITAGGMGEHKKIVTCEIKDECKKIIPKMCEAKIKNSIESLLAEDILESVKNMCIKIAVKMSMERINQWIDSYINGVMTSKNIYEDYLNKKLADGDEDSKNIRQNVKIDLKEPYSTSVINDIRNSMWELIEQTGKWSILTEDNILINIKNTRSTLFEKNGLIPSTKKVLCTLSIDYALHIMVFKSELMTINVENNFIELWKLYSDADKLFSGLLSPRNIKLLMQTYDSSIWTRYGKFIQRLLAENILTIENFSEQCVALLRLEWHVHVLKSIPSCLLQAISHYNCSNEHTEKVKHLIGWIAETCSELNYN, encoded by the exons ATGATGGAtacactaaataaaataataaaatcggaaatttcaattgatgaaattttagAATGGTTAACTGCCAATAATTAtgat GATATTAACTTTCCCAACATCGCTCATACTGATTCATCACCTACTGAATTCATCTCATATTTTCTAGATTACTTGAGAAAACAATGTCAcgg TATATTACACGTTGGAAATAATGATGCTTCAGAGggtcaagttaaaaaaactgtTTGTTGTACACCATCAAAACAAAAAGagtttttcgataaaaataaacatcaaATAAttggtgaaaataaaagttcaaaattacaattgtcaACAGAatttaatgatgataaaagTAATTCGTCAGAACGAAACTTTATTGACACCAATACAGAAAATGAAAGTTGTGAATTAAAACTTACGAGTACTCCATTGCAAAAAATTCCACATATTAAGACTCAAACTGATGGATCAATTACTCCGGGTATCATtgatatttcgaaaaatatgTCGACTGTTGATTCAGTGTCAAGTTTTAATGAATTATCAAAATCTTTTAGCCCAATTGTAAATCGCAGCTATCCACAATCAAGCAATTTAAATCGTTCTGTAAATATTGATGATGCTTCCAATGGTGATCAAAGTATATCAAGTACATCTTTGCAAGTAAGGCAGTCTATGATCAATGAATCTAATGACTCAAATGCGTCATTGAATACAAGTATGATTCCTTGCAGTCCTATTTCGCCATTGTATACCAATTATATGGCGCCAAAATGTAATCCATCAAATGACATccctttgaaaaaaaaagctcCTAGgagtagaaataaaaataaaagtcctaTTTATAAGCAAAATAACAATCagataataaatgataacagTCATAGTATATGTTTTGGTGACTTTTTAAGTACAGaagtaaacaatttaaaaaaaaataataagaaagatagaacaaaaaattttaaattgaaaactaCACCTAATTCAGAATCTTCGAAAAATGAATCATCAATACAAGTTAGTCAAAGTCAATTGAAGTCTAAGCGTCGCATTAAACCTACAAAATTGGATCTTTCTTCTGATACAA TAAACAAAGTGCAAGTTTTTGGTATAGTAAACAGGCCACGAATAGTGAATCCGCAGTTTGTGGAAACTCAaccaaatgataaattaaacgaAATGTCgtcatttgaaattgaaagagaattattgaaattagaAAGACAAAAACAACCAAAAGCTGATGTTATTACTGAAGTAACTAGTCAGGAATTAAAATGTGTCATTAAACCTAAATCATCTCCATTTATTGTACCTAAATTAGAACTCgttgaaaatatcaaagtgTTAGATATTTTAGCAAAACTTTATTCGTGTctattaagtaaaaatttaattttaaatccgatgtcggaattatattttattatttctttgattacatttcaatataaattacctGAAGATGAAGACAAAAGCCTGATtacagtagaaaaaaataaacaaaacaataatttaagttcattagatgaattaaaaataaatttaggaGTTTCAGATATTGTTGAAGATGGTTCTGAAATaagtgatgataataataaggcTCAGTTAAATGAAAAAGATGATTTCAAATCTGTAATGGATGAATCAACAGATAGTAAAAAACTTGAGTTAtctcaaaatgaaaaaaactatttcaGTACAGCtcataattgtatttattttgcaACAGCTGTTCTtttcaatggaaaaaatttgttgtcaGTATTAGATCGAGCAACGTTGAAGTTGCTTTATGATAATGCACTGATAGTAACATTTCAACCAACACTACGAGagtatttaaaagaattatacTCAGTTAAATGTATACGATCTAAACAATTTAAACCATACAATGATGCCGG tatATTGCAAACAAATGTTTGTTTCCAAATGGACACAGATAATCGAGAAAATTTTCCTTCACCTTTAGCATTTTCTACATTTCGAAAACAACgcgatttattttatgaaattttaaaaacttgggAAGAAAATCATTTACGTCCGAATTGGTCTTTTTCCACGacattagataaaaaaataaacacgtTGTTATCAATGCATCATGatgctataaattattatcatattgcACGATTATTCAAATCACAGCTTTTAATGTCTTCTGTACAAATTGGAAAAAAC GAACAACTGGATGATGATCAAAATTTGagtgtttttaaatatttaaaagacatAGATCCAGAAAAGttgaaacaattaaaggaacgaTTGGTAACTCCAGTAACATCATTAGGACCAGTACCACATCCAGAATTTCTTGGAATCCAAGAATTTTAtagggattttattttagcttcttctaatccaaaatttaatgttattttagaacattgttttattcaagaaataatagaattaaatGAAACACAATTTACATGCAGTGATATTGATACAAAag aaAATTCAGTAGATGAAATCACAAAgcaaaattacattatttgtttatcaaGTCTTCGAGTAATGGCTAAATTCTTAGGCTTTCTTGTATCATTACCATTTAAATCAGAAGTTAAAACATTGGATTCAATAAATACACAAATAGCTTTGCGAAGTCGT acTCTTCCGCCTTTGGATTTACAAGAATGCTTATCAAATGCTATAAAAAATGGCAAATTATTGCTCACTGTTCCATGGATGGTTCAATATCTTGCCATGATGGATTcagtttcattttatttaccatattatttaaaactatgtgaaattctttattatatatatcgtACTGCATATAACTTGTTAAATCTCGAAACAGCATTACTGATAACTTTTTCCGTTGGATGGCTTTTCGAACTTCCTAATTTTCCAAAAGATATTTACTATAACTGGCATTCACACTACAACagtctaaaaataatagtaaaaccTTTGCGTAGTGAAAAAGAATCCATTAAAACATCATCGAAATTATTAGTTGAaacatcaaaaaatattaccgGACGCAATATAATATTAGATGAAATGAAAATCATTGACGACAGAGCGTTATACAtttgttgtaaatttttgaaagaattaaaaatattattaacatCTGGAAATTCAAGTATAAATAGCGGTAGTAATGCCAATCGTCATATTACGCCTGTCTCTTGCAAATTATCTCAGCCATCAAATTCTACAAAAGCAGTTACTCTGGAATTACAATTAGAGAATGCCTTTTTTCATAGTCAACCacgttcaattaaaaaaacagttGATTTTGTTTCTGAAAGAGTTGCTTCAACATgtgttaaatatatttgtgcATTTGTGATATCAAcgatcaaagaaaaaaattataaaatatggaaaaacaaaataagcaaaaaaactaATGAAGAAGTCATCACAGCTGGCGGAATGggtgagcataaaaaaattgtaacatGTGAAATTAAAgatgaatgtaaaaaaataattcctaAGATGTGtgaagcaaaaataaaaaattccatcgAATCATTATTAGCTGAAGATATTTTAGAATctgtaaaaaatatgtgtATTAAAATTGCTGTTAAAATGTCAATGGAACGAATAAATCAGTGGATCGATTCATATATTAATGGTGTTATgacatcaaaaaatatttatgaagattatttaaataaaaaattagctgATGGAGATGAAGACTCAAAAAACATCAGACAAAATGTAAAGATTGATTTGAAAGAACCTTATTCTACTTCAGTAATTAATGATATTCGTAATTCTATGTGGGAATTGATTGAACAAACTGGAAAATGGTCAATATTAACTGaagataatattttaattaatatcaaaaacACACGATCaacattatttgaaaaaaatggtttaATACCATCAACTAAAAAGGTTTTATGTACTTTAAGTATTGACTATGCTTTACATATAATGGTTTTTAAAAGTGAATTAATGACTATCaatgtagaaaataattttattgaattatggAAATTGTACAGTGATGCTGATAAATTGTTTTCAGGACTGTTAAGTCCTCGTAACATAAAGCTTTTAATGCAAACTTATGATTCATCAATTTGGACGAGATATGGGAAATTTATCCAAAGGTTGTTAGCAGAAAATATACTAacgattgaaaatttcagtGAACAATGTGTTGCATTATTGAGACTTGAATGGCATGTTCatgttttaaaatcaattccaAGTTGTTTATTGCAAGCAATAAGTCATTACAATTGTTCAAACGAGCACACTGAAAAAGTTAAACATCTAATTGGTTGGATTGCTGAAACATGTTCTGAATTAAATTACAActaa
- the LOC130672183 gene encoding codanin-1 isoform X1, whose amino-acid sequence MMDTLNKIIKSEISIDEILEWLTANNYDDINFPNIAHTDSSPTEFISYFLDYLRKQCHGILHVGNNDASEGQVKKTVCCTPSKQKEFFDKNKHQIIGENKSSKLQLSTEFNDDKSNSSERNFIDTNTENESCELKLTSTPLQKIPHIKTQTDGSITPGIIDISKNMSTVDSVSSFNELSKSFSPIVNRSYPQSSNLNRSVNIDDASNGDQSISSTSLQVRQSMINESNDSNASLNTSMIPCSPISPLYTNYMAPKCNPSNDIPLKKKAPRSRNKNKSPIYKQNNNQIINDNSHSICFGDFLSTEVNNLKKNNKKDRTKNFKLKTTPNSESSKNESSIQVSQSQLKSKRRIKPTKLDLSSDTINKVQVFGIVNRPRIVNPQFVETQPNDKLNEMSSFEIERELLKLERQKQPKADVITEVTSQELKCVIKPKSSPFIVPKLELVENIKVLDILAKLYSCLLSKNLILNPMSELYFIISLITFQYKLPEDEDKSLITVEKNKQNNNLSSLDELKINLGVSDIVEDGSEISDDNNKAQLNEKDDFKSVMDESTDSKKLELSQNEKNYFSTAHNCIYFATAVLFNGKNLLSVLDRATLKLLYDNALIVTFQPTLREYLKELYSVKCIRSKQFKPYNDAGILQTNVCFQMDTDNRENFPSPLAFSTFRKQRDLFYEILKTWEENHLRPNWSFSTTLDKKINTLLSMHHDAINYYHIARLFKSQLLMSSVQIGKNQEQLDDDQNLSVFKYLKDIDPEKLKQLKERLVTPVTSLGPVPHPEFLGIQEFYRDFILASSNPKFNVILEHCFIQEIIELNETQFTCSDIDTKENSVDEITKQNYIICLSSLRVMAKFLGFLVSLPFKSEVKTLDSINTQIALRSRTLPPLDLQECLSNAIKNGKLLLTVPWMVQYLAMMDSVSFYLPYYLKLCEILYYIYRTAYNLLNLETALLITFSVGWLFELPNFPKDIYYNWHSHYNSLKIIVKPLRSEKESIKTSSKLLVETSKNITGRNIILDEMKIIDDRALYICCKFLKELKILLTSGNSSINSGSNANRHITPVSCKLSQPSNSTKAVTLELQLENAFFHSQPRSIKKTVDFVSERVASTCVKYICAFVISTIKEKNYKIWKNKISKKTNEEVITAGGMGEHKKIVTCEIKDECKKIIPKMCEAKIKNSIESLLAEDILESVKNMCIKIAVKMSMERINQWIDSYINGVMTSKNIYEDYLNKKLADGDEDSKNIRQNVKIDLKEPYSTSVINDIRNSMWELIEQTGKWSILTEDNILINIKNTRSTLFEKNGLIPSTKKVLCTLSIDYALHIMVFKSELMTINVENNFIELWKLYSDADKLFSGLLSPRNIKLLMQTYDSSIWTRYGKFIQRLLAENILTIENFSEQCVALLRLEWHVHVLKSIPSCLLQAISHYNCSNEHTEKVKHLIGWIAETCSELNYN is encoded by the exons ATGATGGAtacactaaataaaataataaaatcggaaatttcaattgatgaaattttagAATGGTTAACTGCCAATAATTAtgat GATATTAACTTTCCCAACATCGCTCATACTGATTCATCACCTACTGAATTCATCTCATATTTTCTAGATTACTTGAGAAAACAATGTCAcgg TATATTACACGTTGGAAATAATGATGCTTCAGAGggtcaagttaaaaaaactgtTTGTTGTACACCATCAAAACAAAAAGagtttttcgataaaaataaacatcaaATAAttggtgaaaataaaagttcaaaattacaattgtcaACAGAatttaatgatgataaaagTAATTCGTCAGAACGAAACTTTATTGACACCAATACAGAAAATGAAAGTTGTGAATTAAAACTTACGAGTACTCCATTGCAAAAAATTCCACATATTAAGACTCAAACTGATGGATCAATTACTCCGGGTATCATtgatatttcgaaaaatatgTCGACTGTTGATTCAGTGTCAAGTTTTAATGAATTATCAAAATCTTTTAGCCCAATTGTAAATCGCAGCTATCCACAATCAAGCAATTTAAATCGTTCTGTAAATATTGATGATGCTTCCAATGGTGATCAAAGTATATCAAGTACATCTTTGCAAGTAAGGCAGTCTATGATCAATGAATCTAATGACTCAAATGCGTCATTGAATACAAGTATGATTCCTTGCAGTCCTATTTCGCCATTGTATACCAATTATATGGCGCCAAAATGTAATCCATCAAATGACATccctttgaaaaaaaaagctcCTAGgagtagaaataaaaataaaagtcctaTTTATAAGCAAAATAACAATCagataataaatgataacagTCATAGTATATGTTTTGGTGACTTTTTAAGTACAGaagtaaacaatttaaaaaaaaataataagaaagatagaacaaaaaattttaaattgaaaactaCACCTAATTCAGAATCTTCGAAAAATGAATCATCAATACAAGTTAGTCAAAGTCAATTGAAGTCTAAGCGTCGCATTAAACCTACAAAATTGGATCTTTCTTCTGATACAA TAAACAAAGTGCAAGTTTTTGGTATAGTAAACAGGCCACGAATAGTGAATCCGCAGTTTGTGGAAACTCAaccaaatgataaattaaacgaAATGTCgtcatttgaaattgaaagagaattattgaaattagaAAGACAAAAACAACCAAAAGCTGATGTTATTACTGAAGTAACTAGTCAGGAATTAAAATGTGTCATTAAACCTAAATCATCTCCATTTATTGTACCTAAATTAGAACTCgttgaaaatatcaaagtgTTAGATATTTTAGCAAAACTTTATTCGTGTctattaagtaaaaatttaattttaaatccgatgtcggaattatattttattatttctttgattacatttcaatataaattacctGAAGATGAAGACAAAAGCCTGATtacagtagaaaaaaataaacaaaacaataatttaagttcattagatgaattaaaaataaatttaggaGTTTCAGATATTGTTGAAGATGGTTCTGAAATaagtgatgataataataaggcTCAGTTAAATGAAAAAGATGATTTCAAATCTGTAATGGATGAATCAACAGATAGTAAAAAACTTGAGTTAtctcaaaatgaaaaaaactatttcaGTACAGCtcataattgtatttattttgcaACAGCTGTTCTtttcaatggaaaaaatttgttgtcaGTATTAGATCGAGCAACGTTGAAGTTGCTTTATGATAATGCACTGATAGTAACATTTCAACCAACACTACGAGagtatttaaaagaattatacTCAGTTAAATGTATACGATCTAAACAATTTAAACCATACAATGATGCCGG tatATTGCAAACAAATGTTTGTTTCCAAATGGACACAGATAATCGAGAAAATTTTCCTTCACCTTTAGCATTTTCTACATTTCGAAAACAACgcgatttattttatgaaattttaaaaacttgggAAGAAAATCATTTACGTCCGAATTGGTCTTTTTCCACGacattagataaaaaaataaacacgtTGTTATCAATGCATCATGatgctataaattattatcatattgcACGATTATTCAAATCACAGCTTTTAATGTCTTCTGTACAAATTGGAAAAAAC CAGGAACAACTGGATGATGATCAAAATTTGagtgtttttaaatatttaaaagacatAGATCCAGAAAAGttgaaacaattaaaggaacgaTTGGTAACTCCAGTAACATCATTAGGACCAGTACCACATCCAGAATTTCTTGGAATCCAAGAATTTTAtagggattttattttagcttcttctaatccaaaatttaatgttattttagaacattgttttattcaagaaataatagaattaaatGAAACACAATTTACATGCAGTGATATTGATACAAAag aaAATTCAGTAGATGAAATCACAAAgcaaaattacattatttgtttatcaaGTCTTCGAGTAATGGCTAAATTCTTAGGCTTTCTTGTATCATTACCATTTAAATCAGAAGTTAAAACATTGGATTCAATAAATACACAAATAGCTTTGCGAAGTCGT acTCTTCCGCCTTTGGATTTACAAGAATGCTTATCAAATGCTATAAAAAATGGCAAATTATTGCTCACTGTTCCATGGATGGTTCAATATCTTGCCATGATGGATTcagtttcattttatttaccatattatttaaaactatgtgaaattctttattatatatatcgtACTGCATATAACTTGTTAAATCTCGAAACAGCATTACTGATAACTTTTTCCGTTGGATGGCTTTTCGAACTTCCTAATTTTCCAAAAGATATTTACTATAACTGGCATTCACACTACAACagtctaaaaataatagtaaaaccTTTGCGTAGTGAAAAAGAATCCATTAAAACATCATCGAAATTATTAGTTGAaacatcaaaaaatattaccgGACGCAATATAATATTAGATGAAATGAAAATCATTGACGACAGAGCGTTATACAtttgttgtaaatttttgaaagaattaaaaatattattaacatCTGGAAATTCAAGTATAAATAGCGGTAGTAATGCCAATCGTCATATTACGCCTGTCTCTTGCAAATTATCTCAGCCATCAAATTCTACAAAAGCAGTTACTCTGGAATTACAATTAGAGAATGCCTTTTTTCATAGTCAACCacgttcaattaaaaaaacagttGATTTTGTTTCTGAAAGAGTTGCTTCAACATgtgttaaatatatttgtgcATTTGTGATATCAAcgatcaaagaaaaaaattataaaatatggaaaaacaaaataagcaaaaaaactaATGAAGAAGTCATCACAGCTGGCGGAATGggtgagcataaaaaaattgtaacatGTGAAATTAAAgatgaatgtaaaaaaataattcctaAGATGTGtgaagcaaaaataaaaaattccatcgAATCATTATTAGCTGAAGATATTTTAGAATctgtaaaaaatatgtgtATTAAAATTGCTGTTAAAATGTCAATGGAACGAATAAATCAGTGGATCGATTCATATATTAATGGTGTTATgacatcaaaaaatatttatgaagattatttaaataaaaaattagctgATGGAGATGAAGACTCAAAAAACATCAGACAAAATGTAAAGATTGATTTGAAAGAACCTTATTCTACTTCAGTAATTAATGATATTCGTAATTCTATGTGGGAATTGATTGAACAAACTGGAAAATGGTCAATATTAACTGaagataatattttaattaatatcaaaaacACACGATCaacattatttgaaaaaaatggtttaATACCATCAACTAAAAAGGTTTTATGTACTTTAAGTATTGACTATGCTTTACATATAATGGTTTTTAAAAGTGAATTAATGACTATCaatgtagaaaataattttattgaattatggAAATTGTACAGTGATGCTGATAAATTGTTTTCAGGACTGTTAAGTCCTCGTAACATAAAGCTTTTAATGCAAACTTATGATTCATCAATTTGGACGAGATATGGGAAATTTATCCAAAGGTTGTTAGCAGAAAATATACTAacgattgaaaatttcagtGAACAATGTGTTGCATTATTGAGACTTGAATGGCATGTTCatgttttaaaatcaattccaAGTTGTTTATTGCAAGCAATAAGTCATTACAATTGTTCAAACGAGCACACTGAAAAAGTTAAACATCTAATTGGTTGGATTGCTGAAACATGTTCTGAATTAAATTACAActaa